One genomic window of Luteolibacter flavescens includes the following:
- a CDS encoding 3-hydroxyacyl-ACP dehydratase FabZ family protein yields the protein MHDPLAALPHGPEFRFVDALESLDPGRFATARYLVRGDEGFLAGHFPGNPLMPGVILIEAIAQLGGVVAQSDPAIPPLENLLLTGVRGAKILGAAKPGETLTLRAEVEGRLGGMIQISGEVSVGDRPLASAKVMLSGQESVS from the coding sequence ATGCACGATCCTCTCGCCGCGCTGCCCCATGGTCCGGAATTCCGCTTTGTCGATGCCCTCGAATCGCTCGACCCGGGCAGGTTCGCGACGGCCCGCTATCTGGTCCGGGGTGACGAGGGATTTCTGGCGGGACACTTTCCGGGAAATCCGCTGATGCCGGGCGTCATCCTGATCGAAGCGATCGCACAGCTCGGCGGGGTGGTGGCCCAGAGCGATCCGGCGATCCCGCCGCTGGAAAACCTGCTCCTGACCGGTGTCCGCGGCGCGAAAATCCTCGGCGCTGCGAAGCCCGGCGAAACGCTGACGCTGAGGGCGGAGGTGGAAGGCCGCCTCGGCGGCATGATCCAGATCTCCGGCGAGGTGAGCGTGGGGGATCGCCCGCTCGCCTCGGCGAAGGTGATGCTCAGCGGTCAGGAGAGCGTCTCCTGA
- a CDS encoding DUF433 domain-containing protein, which yields MALVKEVSRDPEILGGTPVFAGTRVPVKTLFDHLMGGDRLDEFLEDFPTVTEAQALAVLKAAELSVEAAA from the coding sequence ATTGCACTCGTGAAAGAAGTTTCCCGTGACCCGGAAATCCTTGGCGGCACTCCTGTGTTCGCCGGGACCCGTGTGCCTGTGAAAACCTTGTTCGATCATCTGATGGGGGGGGACCGTCTTGACGAGTTTCTCGAAGACTTCCCGACCGTGACGGAAGCCCAAGCCCTGGCCGTCCTCAAGGCAGCCGAACTCAGCGTCGAAGCCGCCGCCTGA
- a CDS encoding TA system VapC family ribonuclease toxin, with protein MTPAVDLPDLNVWLALSFSGHTHHERALDYWNDQRQDLVAFCGVTLIGLPRLLTTGPVMFGDPFSPEVAARKCQELLSLPDVLFIQDEEGLFGRLDDWSKASFFRPKLWTDAWLAALAVENECRLVSFDADFSKFPGVDFLHLTP; from the coding sequence ATGACCCCGGCAGTCGATCTTCCTGATCTGAATGTCTGGCTTGCTCTTTCATTTTCGGGTCACACCCACCACGAACGGGCGCTCGACTACTGGAATGACCAGCGACAGGATCTTGTGGCGTTCTGCGGGGTCACCTTGATAGGGCTTCCTCGGCTGCTCACCACGGGGCCGGTAATGTTTGGTGATCCTTTCTCCCCGGAGGTTGCAGCCCGAAAATGCCAAGAACTCCTGAGCTTGCCCGACGTCCTGTTCATTCAGGATGAGGAAGGGCTTTTTGGAAGACTTGATGACTGGTCAAAGGCCTCCTTTTTCCGCCCCAAGCTCTGGACCGACGCCTGGCTCGCCGCGCTCGCGGTGGAAAATGAATGCCGGTTGGTCAGCTTCGATGCGGATTTCTCGAAATTTCCGGGGGTGGATTTCCTCCATTTGACGCCGTGA
- the carA gene encoding glutamine-hydrolyzing carbamoyl-phosphate synthase small subunit, with translation MKAILALEDGRLFEGRAFGASGTTTGEICFNTSMTGYQEVITDPSYRGQIVSMTYPQIGNYGINPEDAESSAPHVRGFVIGELSPVASNWRSRMTLPDYFSEHGVLGIEHVDTRALTKHLRSRGAMRACLTTELTTEQAIATAQQSPSMEGMDYVQEVSTPNDYLWDSESRRFTLPNALTGHLDTYFELPPIKHRIVAFDFGIKWNILRRLRQAGFEVDVVNSRTSAEAVLARNPDGIFLSNGPGDPAALGYIHEEIKKLIGKKPVFGICLGNQILGHVFGGKTYKLKFGHRGGNQPVKDLRTGRISITSQNHGFAVDPDSLPSNTEVTHINLNDDTVEGIRHKDMPVFSVQYHPEAAPGPHDASYFFEEFASLIDSTK, from the coding sequence ATGAAAGCCATTCTCGCCCTGGAAGACGGCCGCCTTTTCGAAGGCCGTGCCTTCGGTGCCTCCGGAACCACGACCGGAGAAATCTGCTTCAATACCTCGATGACCGGGTATCAGGAGGTCATCACCGATCCCTCCTACCGCGGCCAGATCGTTTCGATGACCTACCCGCAGATCGGGAACTACGGCATCAATCCGGAAGACGCCGAGTCCTCCGCCCCGCACGTCCGCGGCTTCGTGATCGGCGAGCTTTCCCCCGTCGCGTCGAACTGGCGCTCGCGGATGACCCTGCCGGATTACTTCTCGGAGCATGGCGTGCTGGGCATCGAGCACGTGGACACCCGAGCGCTGACGAAGCACCTGCGCTCGCGCGGTGCCATGCGCGCCTGCCTCACAACCGAGCTCACCACCGAGCAAGCGATCGCCACCGCCCAGCAGTCCCCTTCCATGGAAGGCATGGACTACGTGCAGGAAGTCTCCACTCCTAATGATTACCTTTGGGATTCCGAGTCCCGCCGCTTCACCCTGCCGAATGCGCTAACCGGCCACCTCGATACCTACTTCGAACTGCCGCCGATCAAGCACCGCATTGTCGCCTTCGACTTCGGCATCAAGTGGAACATCCTCCGCCGCCTGCGCCAGGCCGGCTTTGAGGTGGACGTGGTGAATTCCCGCACCTCCGCCGAGGCGGTCCTCGCCAGGAACCCGGACGGCATTTTCCTCTCGAACGGCCCGGGCGACCCGGCCGCGCTTGGCTACATCCACGAGGAGATCAAGAAGCTCATCGGCAAGAAGCCCGTCTTCGGTATCTGCCTCGGCAACCAGATCCTCGGCCACGTCTTCGGCGGCAAGACCTACAAGCTGAAATTCGGCCACCGCGGCGGAAACCAGCCCGTGAAGGACCTGCGCACCGGCCGGATCTCGATCACCTCGCAGAACCACGGCTTCGCCGTCGATCCCGACTCGCTGCCGTCGAATACGGAGGTGACCCACATCAACCTGAACGACGACACCGTCGAAGGCATCCGCCACAAGGACATGCCGGTGTTCTCCGTCCAGTATCACCCGGAAGCCGCTCCCGGCCCGCACGACGCGAGCTACTTCTTCGAGGAATTTGCGTCGCTGATCGACTCGACGAAGTAA
- a CDS encoding isoprenyl transferase, with amino-acid sequence MKSASPLPSFGRDMSESSSIPRHIAIIMDGNGRWAKERGKPRISGHRAGAESVRECVEGCKQLGVEFLTLYAFSSENWNRPAAEITALMALLERFLEEKAGELMEQNVRLQAIGHLERLPVRTRRKLDKAIERTSGNTSLTLILALSYGAREEIVEAARSLAADAVAGKIDPAKIDNATFASRLYTAEIPDPDLLIRTSGELRVSNFLLWQISYAEIVIFKKFWPDFHQADLNEAVEEYSRRHRRFGGL; translated from the coding sequence ATGAAATCCGCGTCCCCCCTCCCCTCCTTTGGCCGCGACATGAGCGAGTCGTCCTCCATCCCCCGCCACATCGCCATCATCATGGATGGCAATGGCCGGTGGGCGAAAGAACGCGGCAAACCCCGCATCTCCGGTCACCGCGCCGGAGCCGAGTCCGTGCGCGAGTGCGTGGAGGGCTGCAAGCAACTCGGCGTCGAGTTCCTCACGCTCTACGCCTTCTCCTCCGAGAACTGGAACCGTCCCGCCGCGGAGATCACCGCCCTGATGGCCCTGCTCGAGCGCTTCCTGGAAGAAAAAGCCGGCGAGCTGATGGAGCAGAACGTGCGGCTGCAGGCCATCGGCCACCTCGAACGCCTGCCGGTGAGGACCCGCCGCAAGCTCGACAAGGCGATCGAGCGCACGTCAGGCAACACCTCTCTCACCCTCATCCTCGCGCTTTCCTACGGAGCCCGCGAGGAGATCGTGGAAGCCGCCCGCTCCCTCGCCGCCGACGCGGTGGCGGGGAAGATCGATCCCGCGAAGATCGACAATGCCACCTTCGCCTCCCGGCTCTACACGGCCGAGATCCCTGATCCCGACCTGCTCATTCGCACCTCGGGCGAGCTGCGCGTGTCAAATTTCCTCCTCTGGCAGATCAGCTACGCGGAAATTGTGATCTTCAAGAAATTCTGGCCCGACTTCCATCAGGCCGATCTGAACGAGGCCGTTGAGGAGTATTCCCGTCGCCACCGCCGCTTCGGTGGGCTGTAA
- a CDS encoding adenylosuccinate synthase, which yields MNTIVTGLQWGDEGKGKIVDYLTETADVVVRGQGGNNAGHTVIAKGTKYILNLLPSGILWDGKFNIIGNGVVVDPVGLVAEIERLEAQGVSITPDKLLISDRAHVVLPLHKELDAAREAALGDRKIGTTKRGIGPTYADKVNRCGLRIADLLNEEYFREMVGHRTADANELLSKFEGLETFDAVAQADQVLAAFARLKPHVTNTIPVLHSAWKAGKTILFEGAQGSLLDIDFGTYPFVTSSNTTAGGSCTGSGLPPNAIQQVIGVCKAYTTRVGSGPFPTVDEGLSEYLHGLGREFGVVSGRPRGCGWLDAVLLRHGCMVNGTTGLAVTNVDGLDNYETLRICTGYDIDGTIHELPPADRHAWDRAVPVYEELPGWMQDTTACTNFLDLPANAKAYLKRLSELCGTPVKFVGVGPDRAQTLVV from the coding sequence ATGAATACCATCGTCACCGGTCTCCAGTGGGGAGACGAAGGCAAAGGCAAGATCGTCGATTACCTCACCGAAACCGCCGACGTCGTCGTGCGCGGCCAGGGCGGGAACAACGCCGGCCACACGGTCATCGCCAAGGGCACGAAGTATATCCTGAACCTGCTGCCCTCCGGCATCCTGTGGGATGGAAAGTTCAACATCATCGGCAATGGCGTCGTGGTCGATCCGGTCGGCCTTGTCGCGGAAATCGAGCGACTGGAAGCGCAGGGCGTCTCCATCACGCCGGACAAGCTGCTCATTTCCGACCGTGCCCACGTCGTGCTGCCGCTGCACAAGGAACTCGACGCGGCCCGCGAGGCAGCGCTCGGCGACCGCAAGATCGGCACCACCAAGCGCGGCATCGGCCCGACCTACGCCGACAAGGTGAACCGCTGCGGCCTGCGCATCGCCGACCTACTCAATGAGGAATACTTCCGCGAGATGGTGGGCCACCGCACCGCCGACGCGAATGAGCTGCTGTCGAAATTCGAGGGTCTCGAGACCTTCGACGCCGTTGCCCAGGCAGACCAGGTGCTCGCCGCCTTCGCCCGCCTGAAGCCCCACGTCACGAATACCATCCCGGTGCTCCACTCCGCGTGGAAGGCCGGGAAGACGATCCTCTTCGAAGGCGCGCAGGGGTCGCTGCTCGACATCGACTTCGGCACCTATCCCTTCGTCACCTCGTCGAATACGACCGCCGGTGGTTCCTGCACCGGCAGCGGCCTGCCGCCAAATGCGATCCAGCAGGTCATCGGCGTGTGCAAGGCCTACACCACCCGCGTCGGCTCCGGCCCCTTCCCTACCGTGGACGAGGGCCTGTCCGAGTATCTCCACGGCCTCGGCCGGGAATTCGGCGTGGTCTCCGGCCGCCCGCGCGGTTGCGGCTGGCTCGATGCCGTCCTGCTCCGCCACGGCTGCATGGTCAATGGCACCACCGGCCTCGCGGTCACGAATGTGGACGGCCTCGACAACTACGAGACGCTCCGCATCTGCACCGGCTACGACATCGACGGCACCATCCACGAGCTCCCGCCGGCGGACCGCCACGCATGGGACCGCGCCGTGCCGGTGTACGAGGAACTGCCCGGCTGGATGCAGGACACCACCGCGTGCACCAATTTCCTCGATCTGCCGGCGAATGCGAAGGCCTACCTCAAGCGCCTCAGCGAGCTGTGCGGCACGCCCGTGAAATTCGTCGGCGTCGGCCCGGACCGTGCTCAGACGCTGGTCGTCTGA
- a CDS encoding lysophospholipid acyltransferase family protein: MPSLESQTLPRSASTAAQTRRWWRLPWEAAATLGAFAYWGIFGLLFTLVSIPLILVLPCLVAKRLGRGMLHRAFRVFVGYLRATDLVQADLSSLDALKDDPRAVIIAPNHTSLWDAVFVISKLPQPICIMKEAILKNPFLGGGARLAGYIPNGSSSRMVKDAADALQKGGQLLLFPEGTRTRREARWINPLRGGCALIARRAGVPVRPVFIRSNTRFLEKGWPLWKKPEFPIRISIELGDPVVPEEGETAHEFTKRLEEIYQRNLSRAHKLRRQVEVAD; the protein is encoded by the coding sequence ATGCCCTCACTGGAAAGCCAAACCCTCCCCAGGTCCGCCTCCACTGCCGCGCAGACGCGCCGCTGGTGGCGTCTCCCGTGGGAGGCCGCGGCCACGCTGGGGGCCTTTGCCTACTGGGGTATCTTCGGGCTGTTATTCACACTCGTCTCCATCCCGCTGATCCTCGTTCTGCCTTGCCTTGTGGCGAAGCGACTGGGCCGCGGGATGCTTCACCGGGCCTTCCGGGTCTTCGTCGGCTACCTCCGTGCGACCGATCTCGTTCAGGCGGACCTGAGTTCGCTGGATGCCCTGAAGGATGATCCGCGGGCAGTAATCATCGCGCCGAACCACACTTCGCTCTGGGATGCGGTTTTCGTCATCTCCAAGCTACCGCAACCGATCTGCATCATGAAGGAAGCGATTCTCAAGAATCCATTCCTTGGCGGCGGTGCCCGGCTCGCGGGTTATATCCCGAATGGCTCGTCCTCCCGAATGGTGAAGGATGCCGCCGACGCCCTGCAAAAAGGCGGCCAGCTCCTGCTTTTCCCGGAAGGCACGCGCACCCGGCGCGAAGCCCGGTGGATCAATCCCCTGCGCGGCGGCTGCGCGCTCATCGCCCGCCGGGCCGGAGTGCCGGTGCGCCCCGTCTTCATCCGCAGCAATACCCGCTTCCTCGAAAAGGGCTGGCCGCTCTGGAAAAAGCCCGAGTTCCCCATCCGCATAAGCATTGAGCTCGGCGACCCGGTCGTGCCTGAGGAGGGCGAAACCGCACACGAATTCACCAAGCGGCTGGAGGAAATCTACCAGCGGAATCTCTCCCGCGCCCACAAGCTCCGCCGACAGGTGGAGGTGGCGGATTGA